Genomic window (Desulfobulbaceae bacterium):
GGCTGAAAACGTAGCGCTGCTGGTCACCCATTGCAAGCCCTGGTTCAGAGGGTTATGGTCTCCCGATCCATCATTTCAGAGGCAATGGTCGGGATATGGATTATCTTCACCCCTTCCACCAGATCATTTTCGGTGATGTTATAGGTCTTGGCGCAGGCGCCGCACAGATACATCGGTACTTTCTCTTCCAGCAGCATCGGGAAAAGATCGCGAACCGGCGCGAAATTTCGGCCTTCAATCGTTTCCGCCACTCCTTTCTTGGCAAGCATGGCGCCCTCGAAAATAAAAAAGATGATCAGATCCGCGTCCTCGCTAATCAAGGATGCGGCCAGAGCGATGGCGGCGTTGGCGCGGTCCTGGTCGTCGGTGGCATGGGTGATACTTAAAACAAATTTCTTGCTCATATGGGTCTCCTTGTTAAAAAACCAGATTCATGTCCGCCGGGATAACGATATCGATTTTTTACAAGTCCTTTCAGAAAGACCTCGTCCGTTGAAAATTTGCTTATTGCCCGGTTGCTACCTGATACCACATACGCAGACCGGTGATCGCGATGATCACCGCGATGGCGTAGCGCAGATGTTTGGTATCGGTTTTTTTGCTGACCCGGCCGCCAATCTGAGCGCCTGGAATGGTGCCGATGACCAGGGCAAGCGCATAGGGCCAGATAATCTGGCCAGTCAAAGCCTTGCCGATGGTACCCATCACCGCCCCGAAGAACACGATGCCCAGGGTGCTGCCAATGACAATGCGAGTGGGGATGTTGAGGATATAAATCATGGCTGGAATATAGACAAAGGCGCCGGGCGCTCCGACCATACCGCCGAAAATGCCGATGGCCAGACTCAACCCAGCTGCCAGTGGCTTGTTATACTCCAGTTCTTCCGGCTTGATGTCGCTGCCCTGCTCCCGCTTAGGGATAAACATGACGATTGCCGCAATAACTGCCATGGTCGCAAAAATGGCGAGTAAAAAGGAGCTTTGAAGATATTTAGAAAAAAGCGATCCGCCGAGATTGCCCAAGGCGTTGCACAGCCCCATGGTAATCAGCAGGGATTTGCTCACGAACTTGTTTTTGTGGTGTACGATCAGCCCCGAGAGTGAAGCCGACAGCACCTGAACCATGCTGATCGCCGCCACCATTTTCATGTCAAGCTGACCGACACCCACCAGAGGCGGTACATAAAGCAGCAGCGGGATCATGAAGATCGCGCCGCCCAGACCCAGCAGTCCGGACAGAAAACCGCCACCTAAACCGAGCGCGACAAGCAAGCCAAGAAACATGAAATCCATAGAACTCTCCTTATTAAGAGTATTTATTTACCGAACAATCGCCCAATAATTCCTTTACCGCCTTCAAGTTCGGGCTCCGGCAGGCCCAGAGATCGGCAGATGGCCGCCTCCACCACCTGATCATCCACGTCCTTGCCCTCGGTGACAATCTCGTCACCGACCATGATGGCAGGCGCCACCGGCAAATCAAGGGCGAAATATTCGTCAGTCAGATACTCAGCCTTGGGTCTGGAGTTCACTTCGATTTCAATGTCGTATTTATTGCCCAACCTGGGCAGCATCTTGTTGAAGTGCTTTCAGGGCGCACCGTTGGGTTCATTCAAGAAAAAACGTACTTTCAGCATGAAAAGTTCTCCTTTATTGAAATTTTGCCATTGATTGCAGAAACTTGTCCGGTGCCATAAACTCAACCAGTCTGAGATCTGGGCGCTCGCGGCCATTTCTGTCAAGAAAGACGATGGTGGGGACTCCTTTAACATCATAGTCTTTGACTAATTGCTGATATGCGGGGTTGTCACCGGCAGTTAAATCGATCTTGACCATGACGAAATCTGTCGATTTCTTGACAACCGCCGGATCGTGAAAGGTGATTTCATCCAGTTCACGACAGGGCGCACACCAGGTCGCGTAGAAATCCAGAATAACCGGCCGACGCTCACCTCTTGCCTGTTCGAGAAGAGCTGGACTGTATGTCTGCCAAGCAACTCCGGGTCCAAGCAAGGCCCAGGATGACACCAGAAAAACGGCCAGGCCGATGCCGGCAAGGCCCACCGCCTTTTTGATCCAGGCAAAGGCCTTAAAAGCGGCGGTGCTGCGGTCAAGCCAGCCGAGATGAAGGCCGCCAGCCACCGCCACCGTGCTGTATAAGGCAACAACCATTGGTTTAGTCAAAAGGGGACGCAGAAAATAGGCGGCCATGCCGACCAGCACCCAGCCCATGAATTTTCTGACCCAGTTCATCCACTCCCCGGAGCGGGGCAGTTTTTCCAGCCTTCCGGCAAACATGGCGAGAATAAAGAGGGGCAGGCCAAGACCGAGACTCAAGGTAAAAAAGACGGTAAAGCCGAAAACCGGGTCAGCTGTACCGGCCACCCAGGTCAACAGGCCAAGCACGAAGGGCCCGAGACAGGGGGCGGCCACCACACCAAGGGTCATGCCCATGAAAAAGGTGCCGAAATAGCCGGTATAGTTTTTGGAGGCGGCCCGGGTCAGGCCAGCGGGAAGACGTAGCTCCCAGAAGCCGAAGAGGCTGCTGGCAAAGACCAGCAGCACCGTGGCAACACCAATCACCACCCAGGGGTTCTGTAACATTGCACCCATGAGCCCGCCGGTCATGGCCGCCGCCACCCCGAGAACCGAATTGGTGACGGCCAGGCCGGTGATGTAAAAAAAACCGTGGGCAAAAAGAACGCTGCGGGCCTGATCGCCGCGACCGCCAAAATAGGAGACAGTGATGGGAATCAGCGGATAGACGCAAGGGGTAAGGTTCAGCGCCATACCGCCTAAGAAAATGCCGGCCAGGGTCATGAGCAGTGTCAAGCCCTGCATGCCACCCGCTGTTGCCGGGGACGGGGCAGGCCCCCTGACGCTTCCGGGGGTGGAGACAGTGGCTATAGGCAGCCCGTTTGCCTCCCATTCAGGCAAGCCGAGAGGATCACGATATACAGTATCATAACCAAGCGAGACAGCCACCCGGGCTGCCGAGTCACTGCGGACTCAGGACAGGCCCGCTCAGTAAAAGACGATGTGTTTGTGTTTGTCTGGACCAAGAAACTGCTCCAGGGCTCCGCGCCGGGTGAGACGTGCCAGCCAGGTCGGTTCCATGGAAAAATTCAGTGCCCCGGTAATATGTCCTGCCGCATACTCCCAATCCTGACGAGTATCCACCAGCAGCACGCCGGCGGAATTCTGCTGAATCAGATCCCGCAGGTCGTTGGTGGTGATCAGCCGGTAACCACCCTGTTTTGCCTCTTGACGCACCTGTTCCATGTCGGCGGCAAAGGCCTTTGGCGCCATCAGCCCAACGGTGATTGCGAGGCATAAAAGCAGGATCAAACGCCACGAATTTTTCATCATTGCCCTCCTTCTGGTTTGCCCTGCCGGTTGCTTTTGGCCAGCAGAAAATCTGCGCCGCTTTTTGAAAGGCCCAGATGGGCGGCAAGTTCCCCTGCCTCAGCCAAAGGGTTTTGCTGGAGATACAAGGCCACTTCCTCTTCCAGCTCTTCCAGCCAGCTCTCGAAAAGACCCAGGATCGCGGGGTCGGCAACTGCCATCAGCTGTTTTGATTGCGCCACCTTATGTACCAGGGTCTGACACATCTGCGTTGGGTCGACACCTTCGCCCATGCATTCGGCAAGTCAGAGATGGACCATGCTGGACACCTTGTCCCTTTGGCCCTCTTCAAGCAGTCCGGTCACAAAACCAACTCGGGCATCTTCGTCAAGATGAGAGAGAATTTTTTTGAGTTCCGGGGTCAGTGCCGCCACGGCCTCACCGGGCTCCATTCGGCCAAATATGTTCTGGAGTTCTTTCATCGTTCACCCTGTACGTATCAATTTTAAAAAGTAGTTCGGTTAGCCAGCAGGTTTGCCGCCAACTCATTTAATTCCGTTAGAATTGACACGATGCGACGATCGGTCAGTTCGTAAAAAATAAAGGGCCCATTACGCTCAACAGTCACCAGCAGCGTGCGTTTAAGTTCTTTGAGGTGGTGAGAAACAAGGGGCTGCGACAAGCCAAGCTCCTCGACAACCCGGGATACGGATTTTTTTCCTGCCGCCAGACTGAGAATAATCCGCAAACGATTTTCATCAGCCAGAGCCTTGGCAATAAAGGCGGCATCACGATAGCCTGAGTGTAGTAAATCTTCTGGGCTGGTATGGTTTTCCAATCG
Coding sequences:
- a CDS encoding DsrE family protein — encoded protein: MSKKFVLSITHATDDQDRANAAIALAASLISEDADLIIFFIFEGAMLAKKGVAETIEGRNFAPVRDLFPMLLEEKVPMYLCGACAKTYNITENDLVEGVKIIHIPTIASEMMDRETITL
- a CDS encoding sulfite exporter TauE/SafE family protein, with product MFLGLLVALGLGGGFLSGLLGLGGAIFMIPLLLYVPPLVGVGQLDMKMVAAISMVQVLSASLSGLIVHHKNKFVSKSLLITMGLCNALGNLGGSLFSKYLQSSFLLAIFATMAVIAAIVMFIPKREQGSDIKPEELEYNKPLAAGLSLAIGIFGGMVGAPGAFVYIPAMIYILNIPTRIVIGSTLGIVFFGAVMGTIGKALTGQIIWPYALALVIGTIPGAQIGGRVSKKTDTKHLRYAIAVIIAITGLRMWYQVATGQ
- a CDS encoding thioredoxin family protein, with the protein product MAVSLGYDTVYRDPLGLPEWEANGLPIATVSTPGSVRGPAPSPATAGGMQGLTLLMTLAGIFLGGMALNLTPCVYPLIPITVSYFGGRGDQARSVLFAHGFFYITGLAVTNSVLGVAAAMTGGLMGAMLQNPWVVIGVATVLLVFASSLFGFWELRLPAGLTRAASKNYTGYFGTFFMGMTLGVVAAPCLGPFVLGLLTWVAGTADPVFGFTVFFTLSLGLGLPLFILAMFAGRLEKLPRSGEWMNWVRKFMGWVLVGMAAYFLRPLLTKPMVVALYSTVAVAGGLHLGWLDRSTAAFKAFAWIKKAVGLAGIGLAVFLVSSWALLGPGVAWQTYSPALLEQARGERRPVILDFYATWCAPCRELDEITFHDPAVVKKSTDFVMVKIDLTAGDNPAYQQLVKDYDVKGVPTIVFLDRNGRERPDLRLVEFMAPDKFLQSMAKFQ
- a CDS encoding rhodanese-like domain-containing protein encodes the protein MMKNSWRLILLLCLAITVGLMAPKAFAADMEQVRQEAKQGGYRLITTNDLRDLIQQNSAGVLLVDTRQDWEYAAGHITGALNFSMEPTWLARLTRRGALEQFLGPDKHKHIVFY
- a CDS encoding winged helix-turn-helix transcriptional regulator, producing MENHTSPEDLLHSGYRDAAFIAKALADENRLRIILSLAAGKKSVSRVVEELGLSQPLVSHHLKELKRTLLVTVERNGPFIFYELTDRRIVSILTELNELAANLLANRTTF